In Luteibaculum oceani, one DNA window encodes the following:
- a CDS encoding transposase: protein FKENRGKIYAFTRLARWHEEVAQSGFKSFNTISRTIQNHYQTIINYFDNRSTNAAAESFNAKIKAFRAQFRGVRKIEFFLFRLTQIYA, encoded by the coding sequence TTTAAGGAAAATAGAGGTAAAATCTATGCATTTACAAGGTTGGCTCGTTGGCACGAAGAAGTGGCTCAGTCAGGATTTAAGTCCTTCAACACCATATCTAGAACCATCCAAAATCACTACCAGACCATCATCAATTACTTCGATAACCGAAGCACCAATGCCGCTGCCGAATCCTTTAATGCCAAAATCAAGGCCTTTAGAGCTCAATTTAGAGGGGTTAGAAAAATCGAATTCTTCCTTTTTAGATTAACCCAGATTTATGCTTAA
- a CDS encoding site-specific integrase — protein MASVKILLRNKSLKSGKYPIILKLYARNGKTSVITTGINLNKSEWDANKLSVRRSVNNYKAINQALFERKQKIEELINTLEAENANYTLQDIKIGYQEIFHPNIEPHAISIFEFAKHREEYFREHSRHSSAKSCYETARSFKSYIKKSITFDDITPEILDGYELFLKKAGGTEGGISFKMREIRAWYNSAIEKGNAKKENYPFNTYKISKLKSDYTPTTLSPEEFEKFKNINLSNRPDLELTQLIFLFSFYSGGVNLKDLAFLTKKKNLKDGRVHFTRRKTKKKLSFPLNETLYDLLKRMDKFTEKDSPYLLPILNNQAKTDIQMEGRYKRQLKRHNKNLKIIGELIGIENKKITSYVARHAFSTTTRDKGVGIEKLGQILGHSDIKTTKGYFGQFSNEATDEVLNDLQ, from the coding sequence ATGGCTTCGGTAAAAATTCTATTGCGTAACAAATCGCTTAAATCAGGAAAGTACCCCATAATACTAAAATTATACGCCAGAAATGGTAAAACCTCTGTCATTACTACGGGGATAAACCTGAATAAATCTGAGTGGGATGCAAACAAGCTTTCAGTTAGAAGATCTGTAAACAACTACAAGGCAATTAACCAAGCACTGTTTGAAAGAAAACAAAAAATTGAAGAGCTTATAAATACGTTGGAAGCAGAAAATGCTAATTATACACTACAGGATATCAAAATTGGATACCAAGAAATTTTCCACCCGAATATTGAACCTCATGCAATTTCAATATTTGAATTTGCAAAACATAGGGAGGAATACTTTAGAGAACATTCCAGACATTCTTCCGCAAAATCATGTTATGAGACTGCAAGAAGCTTTAAGTCATACATCAAAAAGTCAATAACCTTTGACGATATTACCCCAGAAATTCTTGATGGCTATGAGTTATTTTTGAAAAAAGCTGGTGGTACCGAGGGAGGAATTAGTTTTAAAATGAGAGAGATTAGAGCATGGTATAACTCTGCAATTGAAAAAGGAAATGCAAAAAAAGAAAACTATCCGTTCAACACCTATAAGATTTCAAAGTTAAAATCGGACTATACTCCCACAACCTTATCACCAGAGGAATTTGAGAAATTTAAAAACATCAACCTTTCTAATCGACCAGATTTAGAATTAACTCAATTAATTTTTCTTTTTAGCTTTTACTCGGGCGGGGTTAACTTAAAGGATTTAGCATTTCTAACGAAAAAAAAGAACCTTAAAGATGGGAGAGTTCATTTTACCCGTAGAAAAACAAAAAAGAAACTTTCATTCCCTTTAAACGAAACACTATATGACCTTCTTAAACGGATGGATAAATTTACCGAAAAGGACTCACCTTACTTGCTACCCATATTAAACAATCAGGCAAAAACAGACATACAAATGGAGGGGCGTTATAAACGTCAGCTTAAGCGTCATAACAAAAACCTAAAAATCATTGGGGAGCTAATCGGGATTGAGAACAAAAAAATCACATCTTACGTGGCTAGACATGCGTTTAGCACAACTACCAGAGACAAGGGTGTTGGAATTGAGAAATTAGGACAAATTCTTGGGCACAGTGATATAAAAACAACCAAGGGATATTTTGGTCAGTTTTCTAACGAAGCTACCGATGAAGTATTAAATGACTTACAATGA